A genome region from Penicillium psychrofluorescens genome assembly, chromosome: 3 includes the following:
- a CDS encoding uncharacterized protein (ID:PFLUO_005157-T1.cds;~source:funannotate): MTVVADPLTILPPEIVLRVLEFSPISALASLTAVSKAWNEFIDVTHQEAIYTSESKTTQPPGASRDLSFLSDSLSFSKLSENTASWKDLCKYQTLLTRNWAKQHPAVHEWAMQIGNDPVWRFRADFKRRIFVSTSHAGGLNVTDMDTGRLLWRLPSTLDRDEDSVRPFAHLEYQDGMAVFDREGDAVEVWQTDLEDTSRGEFRRTAVLSHDCQTRGFQLSYWTLCVVSNKGQGFVYDMTQSPPKLTTHLEIERGAVGHLDQSEDAVIYSIGSKGYYAYDKKSGAFLGVLQPSHCTDRYHIRPPSADPARYHTESSNKDCLEPIQLEKGPLQPPEDPDHVYNQEDEWGAGMSHGDLFVGFSRAGRVFVCYDWRKAVRDQESLVAHSSIIECESDGESFDLGGWLAVRNHRLMFEIKDRAYVVALDDDNRIQDVERPTRASYALLNSSAAHLAVAISFMAFSDDAIMTTYTTLGFRKPPSNIPGDIHPPERENAPRIFPTKVIRIISLSPDLSGNKSSSTPKPHSSENPMPPDEEPLSHWPNWRTGTELFQLISMLGEEVEPGDRARLAARLREFDDELGLGLAEDSDSESDEV; encoded by the exons ATGACTGTTGTGGCAGACCCTCTCACCATCCTACCACCAGAAATAGTCCTGCGAGTCTTGGAATTTTCTCCAATCTCAGCCCTCGCATCCCTGACCGCAGTTTCCAAGGCGTGGAACGAATTTATCGACGTCACTCACCAAGAAGCCATATACACCTCCGAATCCAAAACCACCCAACCACCGGGAGCTTCTCGCGATCTTTCATTCCTGTCCGACAGCCTTAGCTTCTCCAAGCTATCTGAGAACACGGCGTCATGGAAAGACCTATGCAAGTACCAGACATTACTTACTCGCAATTGGGCCAAGCAGCACCCAGCTGTCCATGAGTGGGCGATGCAAATAGGCAATGACCCCGTCTGGCGCTTCCGCGCTGACTTTAAGCGCCGAATATTCGTTTCCACCTCCCATGCTGGTGGTCTGAACGTCACTGATATGGACACGGGCCGTCTGCTCTGGCGACTTCCCTCCACGCTGGATCGTGATGAGGACTCTGTTCGCCCATTCGCCCATCTAGAGTACCAAGATGGAATGGCAGTGTTTGATCGCGAAGGTGATGCTGTTGAGGTCTGGCAAACAGACCTGGAAGACACTTCGCGTGGAGAGTTCCGACGCACTGCGGTCTTGTCCCACGATTGCCAGACAAGAGGCTTTCAATTATCCTATTGGACCCTTTGCGTGGTGTCTAACAAGGGCCAGGGCTTCGTATATGATATGACACAGAGCCCCCCCAAGTTGACTACCCACCTGGAGATCGAGCGCGGCGCTGTTGGCCATCTTGATCAGAGTGAGGATGCGGTGATTTACTCGATAGGCTCGAAAGGCTATTATGCCTACGACAAGAAGTCGGGTGCATTTTTAGGCGTATTGCAGCCGTCGCATTGCACAGACAGATATCACATCCGTCCACCTTCCGCCGATCCTGCACGCTACCATACAGAGAGTTCAAATAAAGACTGTCTGGAGCCGATCCAACTTGAAAAGGGTCCTCTTCAACCGCCGGAGGATCCTGATCATGTCTACAACCAGGAAGACGAATGGGGAGCGGGCATGTCGCACGGAGATCTCTTCGTCGGTTTCTCCCGTGCCGGCCGTGTTTTCGTGTGCTACGACTGGCGAAAAGCCGTTCGCGACCAAGAAAGCCTCGTGGCACATAGCTCCATCATTGAATGCGAGTCGGATGGGGAAAGCTTTGACCTGGGCGGTTGGTTGGCAGTACGCAACCATCGCCTGATGTTCGAGATCAAGGACCGGGCCTATGTCGTTGCACTCGACGATGATAATAGGATCCAAGATGTTGAACGCCCCACCCGCGCTTCATACGCGTTGCTAAACAGCTCCGCGGCGCACCTGGCCGTCGCGATCAGCTTCATGGCATTCAGTGATGATGCGATTATGACCACTTACACT ACTCTTGGCTTCCGCAAACCTCCTTCCAACATTCCGGGTGATATACACCCACCCGAGCGCGAGAACGCGCCTCGCATCTTCCCGACAAAGGTTATTCGTATCATTAGCCTATCCCCTGACCTCTCCGGTAACAAGTCGTCCTCGACCCCCAAACCTCACTCGTCTGAAAACCCGATGCCGCCAGACGAAGAACCATTATCTCATTGGCCCAACTGGCGCACGGGAACCGAGCTGTTTCAATTGATCAGCATGCTTGGTGAGGAGGTTGAGCCGGGAGATCGAGCGAGGTTGGCGGCTAGACTCAGGGAATTCGATGATGAGTTGGGGTTGGGTTTGGCCGaggactcggactcggagtcGGATGAGGTTTAA
- a CDS encoding uncharacterized protein (ID:PFLUO_005158-T1.cds;~source:funannotate) translates to MLSGSPPMASSALAIAIDPVALVTTECITVTSSMRKHARWAHSSVSAILGGNGGSRVYGDTSAPPSPRNGRPSSRLDDDHALANRWGLRGKKGKSMQDNPLISAFTRLRSDLKGCRDIHTFDTTALLHPFLQVIRSSSTSAAITSLALNAVTKFFSYNIINRDSPRLSMAMQLLSAAITHCRFEASDSSADEIVLLRILKLMEGMLSRPEGELLGDESVCEMMETGLSMCCQGRLSEVLRRSAEMAMVNMCQVIFMRLSQLDEGLPAGQDSFRDEDIKKSSVSHLKMDPSVNGHTVTSQHLSSMSSDTGAAEQDSTSREGTPEQTNNNNPTAATAPPNPEDDEKDAQPYALPSIRELFRVLIDLLDPHNRQHTDTMRVMALRIIDVALEVAGPSIARHPSLAALAKDDLCRYLFQLVRSEHMMILTGSLRVAGTLLSTCRSVLKLQQELYLSYLVACLHPRVEIPREPGIDPSLYEGVPQSPKLVKQPQSQANSGRSTPVPVKDRQKLGLEGGSRKPEAREAMVESIGVLSRIPSFMVELFVNYDCEVDRGDLCEDMIGLLSRNAFPDSATWSTTNVPPLCLDSLLGYVQFIHDRLGDEPVQGDYPPVERLRSQRKTKKIIIKGAQMFNEGPKAGIAWLAGHGVIEDPNDPVLVARFLKGTTRLSKKVLGEYISKRDNGELLGAFVDLLDFSGKNVVEALRELLGSFRLPGESPLIERIVTTFSEHYMQKAQPEGIADKDSLFVLTYAIIMLNTELYNPNVKSQNRMSCTAFARNLRGVNGGGDFAEDYLQEIYDSIKENEIILPDEHENKHAFDYAWKELLLKSGTTGEMVVGETNAFDSEMFEATWKPVVATLSYVFMSASDDAVYSRVVNGFDQCAQIAAHYGLTEAFDRIIFCLASISTLATSKPPSTALNTEVQAGKKSVMVSELAVKFGRDFRAQLATVVLFRVLLGNESTVKRGWEHVVRILSNLFVNSLVPPFDSSLTAELDISPIPLHSPSHIVDRDGRSNDTGLLSAFTSYLSSYAADDPPEPSDEELDNTLCTVDCVAACSIPEILTNLKSLPLSSLETLMEVLLSHLPEDNAPAVIVVKPERPTPSSRPSTSRVDPNRPKYDPSMIFILELATVLTLRDTKTLELLGESLAATLQAQVRDAKNLHPLALSRIVYYLLNLLRLSHDQPFMRVPVVLHAISGFDQDVLETVATPTVKGLSRCVAHAGRLRNEITISPDFWSILQRLHQHGEAGPMVFELLQNIVESMSVIVTADNYEFSVSLAKDFVSAGSVGSLEERQRDAHSRRSKGVKQPKASENQAVARGIKAIGLIYQLTRRVPTLIKQSHLEEREGKPTFDLFSFTVSLTGQCVNPCRDIRHHAISTLQRSLLSAELIASDDQEWASIFDEVLFPLILLLLKPEVYHSDPIGMSETRVQAATLLCKIFLRFLDQLPNREGMLPLWLKILDILDRMMNSGQGDSLEEAIPESLKNILLVMADGGYLVPPSQDPSKEEMWLETRKRLGRFLPDLFAEIFPESAKEPEKSQPGSAVPSPPKVSSGDGETDEKEDAALPPTGESTETEAVATGEGDIVEEPSAAAETEPAPQDDFS, encoded by the exons ATGCTGTCCGGCTCACCCCCAATGGCATCCTCTGCATTGGCAATTGCCATCGATCCGGTGGCCCTGGTGACTACCGAATGCATCACTGTCACCTCGTCCATGCGGAAGCATGCCCGCTGGGCACACTCGTCCGTCtccgccatcctcggcggcaatgggGGGTCCCGCGTCTACGGCGACACCTCTGCTCCCCCAAGTCCTCGAAATGGACGACCGTCATCTCGTCTCGATGATGACCATGCCTTGGCCAACCGCTGGGGCCTGcgggggaagaaagggaaaagcATGCAGGACAATCCGTTGATATCAGCCTTTACACGATTGCGGAGTGACCTCAAGGGCTGCAGGGATATCCACACCTTTGACACGACggccctcctccaccccTTCCTGCAAGTCATTCGctcttcgtcgacctccgccgccatcaccTCCCTTGCCTTGAACGCCGTCACCAAATTCTTCTCGTATAACATCATCAACCGGGACTCGCCCCGGCTCTCCATGGCGATGCAGCTACTCTCCGCAGCAATCACCCACTGTCGATTCGAAGCCAGTGATTCCTCGGCGGACGAGATTGTTCTGCTGAGAATCCTCAAGTTGATGGAGGGCATGCTATCTCGGCCCGAAGGAGAACTGTTGGGTGATGAGAGTGTCTGCGAGATGATGGAAACAGGCTTGAGCATGTGCTGCCAAGGCCGCCTGTCGGAAGTGCTGCGAAGATCTGCGGAGATGGCCATGGTCAATATGTGCCAGGTCATCTTCATGCGCCTGTCGCAGCTCGACGAAGGACTGCCCGCAGGACAGGACTCGTTTAGAGACGAAGACATCAAGAAGAGCTCTGTCTCTCATCTGAAAATGGATCCATCGGTAAACGGTCACACCGTGACCTCACAACATCTGTCCTCCATGAGCTCGGATACAGGTGCGGCCGAACAAGACAGCACCAGTCGTGAGGGAACTCCGGAGCAAACAAACAACAATAATCCCACGGCCGCCACCGCGCCGCCAAATccggaagatgatgagaaaGACGCCCAGCCATATGCCTTACCGTCCATACGGGAGCTATTTCGTGTCTTAATCGATCTCTTGGATCCTCATAACAGACAACACACGGATACTATGAGAGTGATGGCGCTGCGAATTATTGACGTTGCTCTGGAAGTTGCCGGCCCATCTATTGCTCGCCACCCCAGCTTGGCAGctctggccaaggacgaCCTCTGTCGGTATCTCTTTCAATTGGTTCGCTCGGAGCATATGATGATTCTCACCGGATCTCTGCGAGTCGCCGGCACGCTATTATCGACATGTCGCTCCGTGCTCAAGCTACAGCAGGAGCTTTACTTATCGTACTTGGTGGCTTGTCTTCATCCGCGGGTGGAGATACCGCGAGAACCGGGCATCGACCCGTCTCTCTATGAAGGAGTCCCGCAATCACCGAAATTGGTCAAGCAGCCCCAATCTCAAGCAAACAGTGGTCGATCGACTCCTGTCCCCGTCAAGGATCGGCAGAAGCTGGGACTGGAAGGCGGATCACGCAAACCTGAAGCCCGTGAGGCAATGGTCGAAAGCATTGGAGTTTTGTCGCGGATTCCCAGCTTTATGGTTGAGCTGTTTGTTAACTACGACTGTGAAGTAGACCGTGGTGACCTGTGTGAGGACATGATCGGACTACTTTCACGGAATGCTTTCCCAGACTCGGCGACGTGGAGCACAACAAATGTCCCGCCGCTCTGCCTCGACTCCCTTTTGGGATACGTGCAGTTCATTCACGACCGACTGGGCGATGAACCAGTGCAAGGAGATTATCCTCCCGTGGAGCGCCTCAGAAGCCAGCGTAAAACCAAAaagatcatcatcaagggAGCACAGATGTTCAATGAAGGTCCCAAGGCTGGAATTGCTTGGCTTGCCGGTCACGGTGTCATCGAGGATCCAAACGATCCCGTGTTGGTGGCGCGCTTCCTGAAAGGCACCACCAGACTGTCGAAAAAAGTCCTGGGAGAGTACATCTCTAAGCGTGATAACGGGGAACTGCTGGGAGCATTTGTGGATCTCCTCGATTTTTCTGGCAAGAATGTAGTGGAGGCTCTTCGAGAGCTTCTCGGCTCCTTCCGCCTTCCTGGCGAGTCGCCACTCATTGAGAGAATCGTCACGACCTTTTCTGAGCACTACATGCAAAAGGCCCAGCCTGAAGGTATTGCTGATAAGGATTCGCTGTTTGTTTTGACGTATGCTATCATCATGCTCAACACGGAGCTCTATAACCCCAACGTGAAGTCGCAGAACCGCATGTCTTGTACGGCGTTTGCAAGAAACTTGCGGGGGGTAAATGGAGGTGGGGATTTTGCAGAGGACTATCTCCAAGAGATCTACGACTCCATCAAGGAGAACGAGATTATTCTGCCTGACGAGCATGAAAACAAGCATGCTTTTGACTATGCTTGGAAAGAGCTGCTGTTGAAGTCAGGCACCACTGGGGAAATGGTGGTTGGCGAGACCAACGCCTTTGATTCGGAGATGTTCGAAGCCACCTGGAAACCCGTGGTCGCTACCCTCTCATACGTCTTCATGTCCGCCTCTGATGATGCAGTTTATTCCCGCGTGGTCAATGGCTTTGATCAATGCGCTCAGATTGCTGCGCATTACGGTTTGACGGAGGCGTTTGACCGCATCATCTTTTGCCTTGCCTCGATCAGTACCCTGGCTACCAGCAAACCGCCGAGTACTGCGCTCAATACAGAGGTCCAGGCAGGCAAGAAGAGTGTGATGGTGAGCGAGCTGGCTGTCAAGTTTGGCAGGGATTTCCGAGCGCAACTCGCAACCGTGGTCCTCTTCCGGGTTTTGTTGGGCAATGAGTCCACGGTGAAGCGAGGATGGGAACACGTCGTTCGAATCCTCTCTAATCTCTTCGTGAACTCTCTTGTTCCGCCGTTCGATTCCAGCCTCACGGCGGAGCTTGACATCTCGCCCATCCCACTCCATTCACCATCCCACATAGTCGATCGGGATGGCCGCAGTAATGATACGGGCTTGTTGTCGGCTTTTACATCTTACCTTTCCAGTTATGCGGCGGACGACCCTCCCGAGCCCTCTGACGAAGAACTTGACAACACCCTTTGCACCGTGGATTGTGTTGCCGCATGCTCGATTCCTGAGATCTTGACAAACCTCAAATCTCTCCCTCTGTCGTCATTGGAGACGCTTATGGAAGTATTGCTATCCCATCTGCCTGAAGATAATGCCCCCGCCGTCATTGTTGTCAAGCCAGAACGACCAACTCCTTCCTCCCGGCCCTCGACCAGCAGAGTGGACCCTAATCGACCGAAGTACGACCCTTCAATGATTTTCATCCTGGAATTAGCGACTGTTCTTACCCTACGTGACACGAAGACGCTCGAACTCCTTGGAGAGTCTCTAGCCGCTACTCTCCAAGCGCAAGTGCGTGATGCGAAGAACCTTCACCCATTGGCTCTGTCTCGCATTGTTTATTACCTCCTCAACTTGTTGCGGTTGAGTCAC GACCAACCTTTTATGCGCGTTCCTGTTGTACTCCATGCCATCTCTGGTTTTGACCAGGATGTTTTAGAAACCGTTGCCACCCCGACGGTGAAGGGTCTCTCGCGGTGCGTCGCACATGCTGGCCGGCTGAGGAACGAGATTACCATTTCCCCCGATTTCTGGTCGATTCTACAGAGACTCCACCAGCACGGGGAAGCTGGTCCTATGGTTTTTGAGCTGCTTCAGAACATTGTCGAGTCGATGTCAGTCATTGTGACGGCGGATAACTACGAATTTTCTGTCAGTCTTGCAAAGGACTTTGTCAGCGCAGGGAGTGTAGGGTCCCTCgaagagaggcagagagaTGCTCATTCTCGTCGAAGCAAGGGTGTCAAGCAACCCAAGGCCAG TGAGAATCAAGCAGTAGCTCGAggcatcaaggccattggTCTTATTTATCAGTTGACCCGACGAGTACCAACGCTCATCAAGCAGTCCCATCTTGAAGAGCGCGAAGGCAAGCCCACCTTTGATCTATTTTCCTTTACAGTC TCTCTAACCGGCCAATGTGTCAACCCCTGCCGCGACATCCGCCATCATGCCATCTCCACACTGCAGCGATCCCTGTTGTCGGCGGAGCTGATTGCAAGTGACGACCAGGAGTGGGCTTCGATCTTTGACGAGGTTCTGTTTCCGCTTatccttctccttctcaagCCAGAGGTTTACCACTCCGATCCCATCGGCATGAGTGAGACCCGAGTCCAAGCCGCAACTCTTCTCTGCAAGATTTTCCTGCGTTTCCTCGACCAGCTTCCCAATCGGGAGGGCATGCTTCCTCTTTGGCTCAAGATCCTGGACATTCTTGACCGAATGATGAACAGTGGCCAAGGGGATAGCCTT GAGGAAGCCATTCCTGAAAGTCTCAAGAACATTCTCTTGGTTATGGCTGACGGTGGCTACCTCGTGCCTCCGTCCCAAGACCccagcaaagaagagatGTGGCTTGAGACCCGCAAGCGACTTGGCCGCTTCCTTCCCGATCTCTTTGCTGAGATCTTCCCTGAGTCCGCCAAAGAACCTGAAAAATCTCAACCAGGTTCCGCTGTACCATCTCCGCCAAAGGTGAGCAGTGGAGATGGTGAGACTGATGAGAAAGAGGATGCCGCGCTCCCGCCAACAGGCGAATCTACCGAGACAGAGGCTGTTGCTACTGGTGAGGGTGACATAGTAGAGGAGCCCAGTGCAGCTGCTGAGACCGAGCCGGCGCCGCAGGACGATTTCTCATAA
- a CDS encoding uncharacterized protein (ID:PFLUO_005159-T1.cds;~source:funannotate), with product MATAAPTSVPLADLPLEQLTLYHAVDSCLSSVLIFHGPVATANATVSSSRIQTHVLSPAGFHSYPRMTVSPAAPLYAAVNHLPREKQGDEVCRGLAVSMLKYFSELSDPVKHRLMGSARRTGGKTSKVFDEMHAADLANRMMKVDNQSEITRDIRSAFGERKVPWIDVDICLPAGTIQKARRGSAESDFEERQDLDYGPYTPLIQTLGEPMFLPTSRLKRAPSQSTNASKSRLFSRSQKEALRLAMCELVDTEERYVAKLYTLVHEVADEFRQKAQEREPSSSSPDEAALEGLFPPCLNEILEVNHGFLNVIRQVLDETEKDAMSDIGQDTELPSSGSQRNVPREGQDPIGAVAFSKSLLEWLPRFSQPYADYMRANTGFTPILTSFMKDKNSSFSKRVYETGEQRLRSLLMEPVQRLPRYSLLIDTMTGNLPLVHPAVRHLLRARDIIKDICALDNPSPSSHAQSLQRLRELVDGWPAKTFPEGRLITAVDFHEVAPPYRLDAQAPGPSAGLMLLYKNCLVMLVKPADSKTTARSLLADIDNTVSTTNDVSGSLPSSELKVAQVMELHTVRCMQSPCGRILFIVPASAKHKTSQRSGDLLALELTAMYEGKAARLIEEIAKAKIEGRFSEQEREEGKWTLRSPAGSAGNVGILACVFEEGPSTNQQIQPSPIRVVFNTSKAICDQMLSNTSLEAIISISRNGDLYRVDVDSVIGSVSTDMVPVDSFIATLSKRLQNLISPLHGPPNPFLTAPLIHSNFEIIRYLTSNLLTHVKSSRGFRPPFPTKLLSNLLGGSQSRDSVPTIKAPTSATLTGEFPKIPPPRGNLSRSNTMPSTFPAKDKEKEEDSNRISVVGPPVAKGPDGQSGSLEQTLAAYVLSLQSRSGNILGRMLRARDHVDRAPVNELYNILLEDPSKIQAAAEVPVDTLFVAFETFMANAWRSHIGLVLDASSLKLLQNQFDSMFPRDFDEHFRRFLADISPQNRRALAAIIRLLAELLDASGNDGDRGALTVAFAEVLTEEGDPVQHVSLLDRLVEDFDSLFEDFVPSGASVEGTLTCDQTKPSHNTGSVSSNASSFRKRFGFSLHHDKPKNEGESKVASILRTLSKKQSPAGSEPGTPKGSLIRSKSTDLDVRLGLLRPSSRDHPHGFASEEQISRPGTGVEQPPSLSSIRGISHDGVVKIRRKRRSSLSDFRPPTAGSDASNISPVRPLRPVTPSNRSQIEATTPNTQSRPQSSYLRPSPARSSSPIKSSSPARFGSPIRRMSPPPRPSTPSRKENIDPKTPLTEHIAKTKPDVPDLPLQESRRRSRATSIPQRTPGLRERPSTNGSDTKRPQSSSSSPSKSQKLRMQSPQKLRDRVQNEKKAQTTSQLGLRDELTALNDELRTLKLTPTKQSGLMQSAHAPSSGNTSIESRMRNLEARLDMMSGEYNGRTTAIEKDLESSLLVSEKRVKKLDELYRAASAENEALYDRFNSELSKIARDVRSGSAEDALRSQLTTALDETGRVKKENFRLKREIGGLRAQQAAVALLRASEQ from the exons ATGGCGACAGCGGCGCCCACCAGCGTCCCGCTGGCGGACTTGCCGTTGGAGCAACTCACTCTCTACCACGCCGTCGATAGCTGCCTGTCCTCCGTCTTGATCTTCCACGGCCCCGTTGCAACCGCCAATGCAACCGTTAGCAGTTCACGCATCCAAACCCACGTCCTTTCCCCAGCTGGATTCCACAGTTATCCTCGAATGACCGTGTCACCCGCCGCGCCGCTGTACGCCGCAGTCAACCACCTACCCCGAGAGAAACAAGGAGATGAAGTGTGTCGTGGGCTGGCGGTCAGCATGTTGAAATACTTCTCGGAGCTGTCCGATCCGGTGAAGCACCGCCTCATGGGTTCCGCGCGACGAACAGGTGGAAAGACCTCGAAGGTATTTGATGAGATGCATGCGGCGGATTTGGCCAACCGAATGATGAAAGTGGACAACCAATCGGAAATCACACGCGACATTCGGAGCGCGTTTGGTGAGCGGAAAGTTCCCTGGATTGATGTCGATATTTGCCTGCCAGCAGGCACCATACAGAAAGCTCGGCGCGGCAGCGCGGAGTCAGACTTTGAGGAGCGCCAGGATCTTGACTATGGGCCCTACACACCGCTTATACAGACGCTGGGGGAACCGATGTTTTTACCGACTTCACGATTGAAGCGCGCCCCGTCGCAGTCGACTAATGCCAGCAAGTCGAGACTTTTTTCCAGGAGCCAGAAAGAGGCTCTTCGTCTTGCGATGTGTGAGCTGGTCGACACCGAGGAACGATACGTCGCGAAACTATACACCCTTGTCCATGAAGTAGCAGATGAATTTCGCCAGAAGGCTCAAGAAAGAGAACCATCGAGTAGCAGCCCCGACGAGGCCGCGTTGGAAGGCCTGTTTCCGCCATGTTTGAACGAGATCTTGGAAGTCAATCATGGATTCTTGAATGTCATTCGCCAGGTTCTCGAcgagacagagaaagacgCCATGTCAGACATTGGCCAGGATACCGAACTCCCTTCATCTGGGTCACAACGAAACGTGCCAAGGGAAGGCCAGGATCCCATTGGTGCCGTCGCCTTTTCAAAGTCCCTTCTTGAATGGCTGCCGCGCTTTTCGCAGCCATACGCGGACTACATGCGGGCCAATACAGGGTTTACACCGATCCTCACTTCGTTCATGAAAGACAAGAATTCAAGTTTCTCAAAAAGGGTTTACGAGACCGGAGAGCAGAGACTACGGTCACTTCTGATGGAACCTGTCCAACGACTGCCCCGATATAGCTTGTTGATTGACACTATGACGGGTAATTTGCCTCTAGTTCATCCAGCGGTGCGGCATCTACTGAGGGCGCGCGACATCATCAAGGATATTTGTGCCCTGGACAACCCTTCACCGTCGAGTCATGCGCAGAGCTTGCAACGGTTGAGAGAACTTGTTGACGGGTGGCCGGCAAAGACATTCCCCGAGGGTCGGCTGATCACAGCAGTTGATTTCCACGAAGTCGCTCCCCCGTATCGCCTTGATGCACAGGCGCCTGGTCCTAGTGCCGGGCTAATGCTACTCTACAAAAACTGTTTGGTTATGTTGGTGAAACCGGCAGACAGCAAAACCACTGCTCGGAGCTTGCTTGCTGACATCGACAATACCGTGTCGACGACAAATGATGTTTCCGGATCGTTACCGTCCTCAGAGCTCAAGGTTGCCCAAGTCATGGAACTCCATACAGTCCGTTGCATGCAGTCTCCATGTGGTCGAATCCTCTTCATCGTGCCGGCCTCAGCCAAGCACAAGACCAGCCAGCGTAGCGGAGACCTACTGGCGCTGGAGTTGACCGCCATGTACGAAGGTAAAGCCGCTCGATTGATCGAGGAAATTGCCAAAGCAAAGATCGAAGGACGATTCTCCGAGCAAGAGCGCGAAGAAGGCAAATGGACTCTGCGTAGTCCTGCTGGGTCGGCGGGTAACGTTGGCATTCTCGCATGTGTCTTTGAGGAGGGTCCATCTACGAACCAACAAATCCAGCCGTCGCCCATCCGTGTCGTCTTCAACACATCCAAGGCAATATGTGACCAGATGCTTAGCAACACTAGCCTGGAGGCGATTATTTCAATTTCTCGGAACGGAGACCTTTACAGAGTGGACGTCGATTCGGTGATCGGTTCAGTGTCTACAGATATGGTTCCCGTGGACAGCTTCATCGCGACTCTTTCCAAGCGCC TTCAAAATCTGATTTCGCCTTTGCATGGTCCTCCAAATCCGTTTTTGACAGCACCGCTAATCCATTCGAATTTTGAAATTATTCGCTACCTTACGAGCAACTTGCTCACGCACGTCAAGTCTTCCCGGGGATTCCGGCCTCCCTTCCCAACCAAACTCCTTTCAAATCTTCTAGGCGGGAGTCAGTCGCGTGACAGTGTTCCTACCATTAAAGCCCCAACCTCGGCGACATTGACAGGCGAATTTCCCAAAATCCCGCCTCCGAGGGGCAATTTGTCGAGGTCAAACACCATGCCGTCAACGTTTCCTGCGAAagacaaggagaaagaagaggacTCGAACCGAATTTCAGTTGTTGGACCACCGGTCGCGAAAGGACCAGATGGCCAATCTGGCTCTTTGGAGCAGACGCTTGCTGCTTACGTGTTGTCTCTACAATCGCGAAGCGGCAATATCCTGGGCCGTATGCTTCGTGCACGAGATCACGTCGACCGAGCACCTGTCAATGAGCTTTATAACATCTTGCTTGAAGATCCCAGCAAGATACAAGCAGCAGCGGAAGTACCTGTGGATACTCTCTTTGTCGCTTTTGAGACGTTCATGGCAAATGCGTGGAGGAGCCATATTGGCTTAGTTTTGGATGCGTCATCCTTGAAACTGCTGCAAAACCAGTTCGATTCCATGTTCCCACGCGACTTTGACGAGCACTTTCGACGGTTTTTGGCGGATATCAGCCCTCAAAATCGTCGTGCCTTGGCAGCAATTATTCGCCTGCTTGCTGAATTGCTGGATGCGTCTGGTAACGATGGAGACCGAGGCGCTTTAACAGTGGCCTTCGCAGAGGTGCTGACAGAGGAAGGTGATCCTGTGCAACATGTCTCCCTTTTGGATCGACTGGTCGAGGATTTTGACAGCCTCTTCGAAGACTTTGTTCCTAGCGGAGCCTCTGTGGAAGGTACATTGACTTGTGACCAGACGAAGCCATCGCATAACACCGGCTCTGTGAGCTCCAATGCCTCGTCCTTCCGAAAACGCTTCGGATTCAGCCTGCATCACGACAAGCCGAAAAATGAAGGAGAGAGTAAGGTGGCCTCCATCCTGCGAACCTTGAGCAAGAAGCAAAGTCCAGCTGGTTCAGAGCCCGGCACGCCTAAAGGATCTTTGATTCGGTCCAAGTCCACTGATCTGGATGTGCGTTTGGGGCTTCTGCGGCCTTCCTCACGCGATCACCCACATGGCTTTGCATCCGAGGAGCAGATCTCAAGACCCGGAACTGGAGTTGAGCAGCCGCCTTCCTTGTCCTCCATCCGAGGCATATCGCATGATGGCGTGGTAAAGATTCGCAGGAAGCGGAGAAGCTCATTGTCCGACTTTCGACCTCCTACTGCTGGGTCGGATGCATCCAACATCTCCCCGGTTCGTCCACTGCGCCCAGTGACACCATCTAATCGGTCCCAAATAGAGGCAACCACACCCAACACACAATCCAGACCACAGAGCAGCTACTTGCGACCGTCTCCCGCAAGAAGCTCGTCGCCCATAAAGAGTAGCTCTCCGGCGCGCTTTGGCTCGCCAATAAGGAGAATGTCGCCCCCTCCTCGCCCAAGTACTCCGAGTCGGAAGGAGAACATTGATCCCAAGACGCCGCTGACGGAGCACATTGCAAAGACAAAACCCGATGTTCCAGACTTGCCGCTCCAAGAATCCAGGAGGCGTTCCCGGGCAACCAGCATTCCACAGAGGACACCAGGTCTTCGGGAACGACCCAGCACCAATGGCTCTGATACTAAGAGGCCGCagtcctcgtcttcatcgccgTCAAAGTCGCAGAAACTACGCATGCAGAGTCCCCAAAAGCTTCGTGATCGCGTACAAAACGAGAAGAAAGCTCAGACAACCAGCCAGCTCGGTCTGAGGGACGAGCTTACAGCGCTTAACGACGAACTTCGAACATTGAAGCTCACACCAACAAAGCAATCCGGCTTGATGCAGTCTGCCCACGCCCCTTCGAGTGGCAATACGTCTATCGAATCACGGATGCGAAATCTCGAAGCGCGGCTTGACATGATGAGCGGCGAATATAATGGCCGCACCACTGCAATCGAGAAAGATCTCGAGTCATCCCTTCTTGTCAGTGAGAAACGCGTGAAGAAGCTGGACGAGCTTTACCGGGCCGCGAGTGCCGAGAACGAAGCGCTCTATGATCGATTCAACTCTGAGCTCAGTAAAATTGCTCGGGACGTACGCTCGGGCAGCGCAGAAGATGCTCTGAGATCTCAGTTGACAACTGCACTAGATGAAACTGGCCGTGTCAAGAAGGAAAATTTTCGTTTGAAAAGGGAAATCGGAGGCCTTCGAGCGCAGCAAGCTGCAGTTGCTCTGCTGAGAGCCAGTGAGCAATGA